The genomic interval AAAGCATAACCGACCTTGCCGCTGGGGATACGGCATTGGTCACCTTTTCTGTAACGTGGGATGCTCCTGTGGAAGGAAACACATATTTGGTGAGGGTCTTTACGGACCTTGTAGGTGATATGCTTCCGGCGAACGATACGGCTGAAGTAGTAACCTTTGCCACTTTCACAGAAAAGATGTGCATTGATGATGGAACGATGGTGAATGCGCACGCATGGTGGGACGGCGGCAACATATGGGCTGTTCGATATACGCCGAGTGAGTATCCCGCTTACGTAGATTCTGTGCAGGTCTACATTCTTTCTGGAGGAGATCCGTACTATCCCTGGCCGGACCCCACACATCAGCCTTTCGTCATTGAGGTGTGGGACGAGGCAGGCGGCCAGCCTGGTTCAGTCCTTTTCGGGGACACAGTGCTTGCCGATGACATACCGCCAAGTTGGGTGATGGCCTATCCCGACGTCGAAATCACGTCTGGTGACTTCTGGCCCACGCATCATCAGCTAAACGACAACCCCGCCTGCGAAGGAATGGGTGTTGATGCCTCGGTCAACTATGCCTCCCAAAACTGGGGAAGAATAGGCGGCATCTGGCAGCAGTATTCTCCAGCTGGGGATCTCATGATCTGCGCGTACGTCAGGTACAGAGGACTGTACGATGTTGGTCCTGTGTCGATAGACTCACCTGGCCGTATTGTAGAGTCCGGAATTCCCCTTAATCCCATGGCAACCGTCGGGAACCAGGGGAGGCTAACAGCCTATGGCTTCCAGGTGGCCTGCAGAATAGATTCTGCGGGACAACAGGTTTACCTTGACACGGTGACTGTAGACAGTCTGGACTCTGACAGTATTGCACAGGTCACATTCAGTTCCTGGACTCCTGGCCCGCCGCTCAACGACTATGATGTGACAATGTACACCACCTTCACCTCCGATCCCAGATTCTCAAATGACACACTCTATTCTATTGCCAGCTCGTTTCAGTTGATGCCAATTCTCTATTCTCCTCCTGGTGTCACGCCCACATTTGATGGATTGATCGAACCAGGCGAGTGGGCTGATGCGAATGCCTACGACATCTCTGATGTCTTCCAGAAGAAAGGCGAGATAAACTTCCCTGGGAGCGCAATCTTATATGTTATGAACGATCTCAACCAGGTTTACTTTGCCATTGACGCGCAGTTCGATAGTACCAGAACCGACTTTGACAGGATTGGCATCGCCTTCGATGACAATAGAGATGATGCGTATCCCGCACCTGGCGACGACTCAGAAGGGTTGCTTACCCTCTACTATACCTCGCTCCTTGACTTTGTTAGCTACACTTCACTTCATTCTGATGGTTCACAAGGCAGCCCCTATGGAGTGAACTTCCAGGCAGGGACTGCTCTTCCTGCGGGGCACGAGCAATACGAGCTTGCGGTGCCGTTTGGCAGTCTTGACGAAAGGCTTGACGCCAGCCCGCTGGACACTGTGGGCTTGCATATTTTTGTGGCCGACAGCACGGTGGATGGCGGCGAATACGGTGGCTGGTGGTTCCAGAGCGTGGAACCCAATCAGTGGGACGAACCAGCATACTACGGCGATCTGGTTCTCAGTGATGGTGTTGGAGTCACAGAGGCTGTGCCGCAGAGACGCAGAATCGTAAACTACCGCCTGGGTCAGAACTTCCCGAATCCGTTTAGCGATTTGACCGTCTTTGAGTACGCGATCCCCGACTTCGCAACTAACGCCCATGCTTCTGTACGAATCTATGATGCGGCGGGTCGCGTCGTCCGCACGTTGCTTGATAATGACCAGGCGCCTGGCAACTACAAGCTCTTGTGGACCGGGACTGACGATTCGGGAGCAAAAGTTGCTGGCGGAACATACTTCCTCAGGTTCATATCTGGTGGCTTCACGGCAACAAGGAGGCTTGTTCTCATTCGCTGATAACCGATGGAACAAGGAGGAGTTGCGATGAAGAAGATTTTGATATTCTGTGCAGCACTGGTCCTGGCCCTTGCATTACCGCTTTCTGCAGCGGGCAGGAAACTGGATGCTGCCGTATCAGCCGGGCCTGCAGTAAAGACGACGCTAGACTTTGAGTCAAGCCCTGGTATTGCTCTTGGAAGTGGGGGCCCGGACGGCTATGGGTATATGTGGATAGACTCAGACACAGCAGGAGGCCCGGCCTTTGAGTGGGTGGGCATTACCGCTATGGAAGGCGGGAGTGGAACTAACACCGGGATTGCTGGCGACGACACGATGGATGTGATAAATATGTCTCCATTTGGGTTTCCCTTCTATGAAGGCAGTTTCGATGTGATCAATGTCAGTTCGAATGGTTTCTTGAGTTTTTCGTACTACGGTTACTCGTACCCAACGAACCTTCCGCTGCCTGATTCGAATATCACCGATGGCCTTTTCCTGTTCTGGGATGACCTAGACCTTCGAATAGAGGGGTCTATCTGGTACTGGTACGACAGCGCAAATGCCAGGTTCATCGTAGAGTTTTACGATGTCCTGCATTTCGGGACAGGAGGCCCCTACAGCTTCGAGGTTATTCTTCATGCAGACGGCACGATTCTATTCCAGTATCTAGACATGAACACCCCCACCAACTCCAGCACAATCGGTATCCAGGGGGCCGATGGTTCAAGTAACTACTTCCTTGAGTATTACAGTAATGGTGCACCTTTTGCAAATGAGGTTCACGACAGCCTTGCAATACGGTTTGCATACCAGAAGCTTGAGCATGATGTAAAGCCTCTGAATATTATAACTCCTATTGCCAACGTGGACCCCGGAGGAGTGATCGATATCGAGGCGAATATCCTCAACTACGGGCTGAACCCGGAAAGCTTCGATGTGGGAGCAGAGGTTGAAAGCTCTGGAGTGGTAATCTACCAGTGCTTCGAGCATGTATCTGACCTCGACCCGTCAGAAGTTACCGCTGTCGTATTTTCCGACCCCTGGTTTGTGCCGGCCGGTGAAGGTCTGTCCTATGATGTCACAGTTTACACCATGCTGCTCGGCGACATGAACAACGCCAATGACACTATTTCTCTCACAACAAGAGCTGTCACTACGGAGAAATTGTGCATTGACGATGGCGTAATGGTGAATGCTTATGCATGGCTTGCTGCGGACAACGTGTGGGGTGTAAGATACACACCCCCCGACTATCCGACCGTAATCGAATCTGTCTGGGTCTACATCCTCTCCTTTGGCGACCCGTATTACCCGTGGCCTGACGCCGTGCATCAGGAGTTTCAGATCTCAATCTTTGACGAAAGTGGCGGTCAGCCCGGCACGGAGCTTTTTGCCGATACAGTATTGGCCGATGATACGCCACCAAGCTGGGTGTCCGCCTACCCGAATGTGGAGATAACTTCGGGGGACTTCTGGGTGGCCAATCATCAGCTTACTTCCAACCCTACCTGTGAAGGAATGGGTGTTGATGTCGCTATGGACTATCCCAATCTTAACTGGGGAAGAATAGGTGGTACCTGGCAGACATATGGTGTTTCTGGCGATCTGATGATGTGTGCTTTTGTGAGACTTCTGGCTCCGCATGACGTAGCGACAGAATCTGTGGACGAACCAGGGCCAATAGTCGAGGCGGAAGCGCTCATCAACCCTGTGGGTACAGTCAAGAATGTTGGGAAAAACACCGAAAGTTTCGAGGTCGCGTGCATAATCGATTCAGCCGGTACGACGATATGGGCTGATACGCTACCCATATTTAACCTCGACCCGGGCGATTCAGAACAGATCGTCTTTAGTGCCTGGCAAGTTGGACCTCACGGAGTGCAATATGGCGTGACCATAAGAACGATACTGGCGACTGATCAGAGAAATGGAAACAACGCAAAAGCGGTGCAAACCAACTCTTTCAAGGTGGTGTATGAAATCGCCTCACCACCCACGAGTAACCCGCCGACCATTGATGGGATAATCGACTTTGCAGAATGGTCAGATGCCAATCTGGAGGACATATCGGATATCCTTGCCAAGTATGAAGAGCTGAACATGCCTGGAAGCGCCATGCTTCACGTGAAGAATGACAATGACTATGTCTATTTTGCCATTGACGCTTACTTTGACGCGACTAGATCAGACTGGGACAACATGTGGTTGTTTTTTGACGACAACAACGACGGCGTCTTCCCACCACCGGG from candidate division TA06 bacterium carries:
- a CDS encoding T9SS type A sorting domain-containing protein, with protein sequence MRKLFVYTATAVLLLAWAGVCAADFAAKAFTHGSTGGANPRPGNVTAGHRTRPAILQVFDVVDSIPAPGDLHMGLAWDGTYLWMATNETPPIRIYKIDPATGAAVDTLITSVGSFVLGLTYLNGSLWLQEWQTTGTTYQIDPTNGSTISSFVSPGDIWSRGLANDGTFLWIADTRGGSNIGILHQVDTLGSTQRTVDIGSVINWPMGMTYNQTTDSMWLNDNGPNNDVNELDISGAVAILVSEHTPPGNPMADTPEGLTNDGTFLWYTDHYGSWIWKINITPFEHDVKTEEIHTPSTIVTPGGPVTIEARVRNSGENMESFTVWAEVESLSVQIYQDSESITDLAAGDTALVTFSVTWDAPVEGNTYLVRVFTDLVGDMLPANDTAEVVTFATFTEKMCIDDGTMVNAHAWWDGGNIWAVRYTPSEYPAYVDSVQVYILSGGDPYYPWPDPTHQPFVIEVWDEAGGQPGSVLFGDTVLADDIPPSWVMAYPDVEITSGDFWPTHHQLNDNPACEGMGVDASVNYASQNWGRIGGIWQQYSPAGDLMICAYVRYRGLYDVGPVSIDSPGRIVESGIPLNPMATVGNQGRLTAYGFQVACRIDSAGQQVYLDTVTVDSLDSDSIAQVTFSSWTPGPPLNDYDVTMYTTFTSDPRFSNDTLYSIASSFQLMPILYSPPGVTPTFDGLIEPGEWADANAYDISDVFQKKGEINFPGSAILYVMNDLNQVYFAIDAQFDSTRTDFDRIGIAFDDNRDDAYPAPGDDSEGLLTLYYTSLLDFVSYTSLHSDGSQGSPYGVNFQAGTALPAGHEQYELAVPFGSLDERLDASPLDTVGLHIFVADSTVDGGEYGGWWFQSVEPNQWDEPAYYGDLVLSDGVGVTEAVPQRRRIVNYRLGQNFPNPFSDLTVFEYAIPDFATNAHASVRIYDAAGRVVRTLLDNDQAPGNYKLLWTGTDDSGAKVAGGTYFLRFISGGFTATRRLVLIR